A window from Garra rufa chromosome 14, GarRuf1.0, whole genome shotgun sequence encodes these proteins:
- the LOC141285395 gene encoding sialate:O-sulfotransferase 1, which produces MAKPFYRLQRFLRRTQLLFLFLGVAYIMAGSVLLLQRHGLVVSQRGTSSYFPLPSLPSPPRALEAPALRTSYGIMGARLAGKGMGYQSVLSEDSAGPQWLISRNQEIRYLRRRWFHSLMSEQEASRVEKVLPKRKIRHKGTYVGCFLDDGKDRALKGMVFYDFRKMTSTLCQDTCTESGYQFAGLEYGSECYCGNRIASARMKEEECNLDCKGEKGAICGGVSRLSVYKVEEVLPGQRRYRNVRYRGCFKKPDNTTAASLAHAAQPNLTSQWCIETCMDQEFPLALVRKPDCFCGYATPRFTLHEPVKEELCAVENSSLPILGSHQLFLQVYQTPVQDSRCTEKKFLPEKSSSLVALSSFPGAGNTWVRHLIELATGYYTGSYYFDGTLYNRGFKGEKDYWKSGRTICVKTHESGQRDIEMYDSAILLIRNPYRSLMAEFNRKCAGHLGYASDQHWKSKEWPEFVGSYASWWASHVLDWLRYGKKLLVVHYEDLQESLVPTLRSITSFLNTSVSEDRLLCAECNKDGHFKRSGVRRPTFDPFTPDMKRLIDGYISTVDQALRASNHSGLPKEYLPR; this is translated from the exons ATGGCAAAGCCCTTCTACAGGCTTCAGCGCTTCTTGCGACGGACTCAGCTGCTCTTCTTGTTCCTCGGTGTCGCATACATTATGGCTGGAAGCGTCCTTCTTCTGCAGAGACACGGATTGGTGGTGTCACAGCGTGGGACGAGCAGTTACTTTCCATTGCCGTCTTTGCCATCTCCTCCCAGGGCCCTGGAGGCGCCTGCCCTCCGGACAAGTTATGGAATAATGGGTGCTCGGCTCGCCGGAAAGGGGATGGGATACCAAAGCGTTTTGTCAGAAGACAGCGCCGGGCCACAATGGCTGATCTCACGAAACCAGGAGATCCGATATCTGAGACGCCGCTGGTTCCACAGCCTCATGTCGGAGCAAGAAGCATCCAGAGTGGAGAAAGTTCTGCCGAAAAGAAAAATCAGACACAAAG GCACGTACGTTGGCTGCTTTCTGGATGACGGCAAAGACCGGGCGCTCAAAGGGATGGTGTTTTACGACTTCCGGAAAATGACCAGCACGTTGTGTCAGGACACCTGTACTGAAAG CGGGTACCAGTTCGCTGGCCTTGAATATGGGTCCGAGTGTTACTGTGGCAACCGCATCGCAAGTGCTCGGATGAAAGAGGAGGAGTGTAACTTGGACTGCAAAGGCGAGAAGGGCGCCATCTGTGGAGGTGTGTCCCGTCTGTCCGTTTACAAGGTGGAGGAGGTTCTTCCTGGCCAGCGGAGAT ACAGGAACGTGCGCTACCGAGGCTGCTTCAAAAAACCTGACAACACAACAGCAGCTTCCCTGGCTCATGCCGCCCAGCCCAATCTCACCTCCCAGTGGTGCATTGAAACCTGCATGGATCAG GAGTTTCCTCTGGCCCTGGTCAGGAAGCCCGACTGTTTTTGCGGCTACGCCACCCCGCGCTTCACTCTTCACGAGCCGGTGAAAGAGGAGCTCTGTGCTGTGGAAAACAGCAGTCTGCCTATCCTGGGTTCCCATCAGCTCTTCCTCCAGGTTTATCAGACACCTGTTCAAG ATTCCAGATGCACAGAGAAGAAGTTTCTACCTGAGAAGTCCAGCTCACTGGTGGCTTTGTCCAGTTTTCCTGGTGCGGGGAACACCTGGGTGAGGCATCTGATCGAGCTTGCCACAGGCTACTACACAGGCAGTTACTACTTTGATGGCACACTCTACAATAGAG GCTTCAAGGGTGAGAAAGATTACTGGAAGAGTGGAAGAACCATCTGTGTGAAGACACATGAGAGCGGCCAGCGGGATATAGAGATGTATGACTCAGCAATACTGTTGATAAGAAACCCCTACCGCTCACTCATGGCTGAGTTCAACCGCAAGTGCGCTGGGCATCTTGGTTACGCTTCTGATCAGCACTGGAAGAGCAAAG AATGGCCTGAATTTGTGGGTAGTTATGCCTCCTGGTGGGCTTCTCACGTGTTGGACTGGCTGCGTTACGGAAAGAAACTTCTAGTGGTGCATTATGAGGACTTGCAGGAGTCACTGGTGCCAACATTACGATCCATCACCTCATTCCTCAATACCAGTGTCAGTGAAGACCGTCTCCTCTGTGCCGAATGCAACAAGGATGGCCACTTCAAGCGCTCAGGTGTGCGACGGCCCACCTTTGACCCCTTCACCCCAGATATGAAACGGCTGATTGATGGCTACATCAGCACTGTGGACCAGGCGCTCAGAGCCAGCAACCATTCTGGCTTGCCAAAGGAGTATCTCCCAAGATGA